TCTTTAGTTAATTGACGTGTAAATCCTACCGCTGCTTTTGAAGAATAATATTGAGCAATAACTGCCACAACAACACCAAATGATGCTAGGACAACCAACAAAAAGACCATGGTATAAAGATGCGCACTATCTTTTTTAGGGATTGTTTGGTCCACAATTGTTGCAATCAAAATTGGCACCAATAGTTCAAAACTAGCTTCTAATAATTTAAAAAGCGGTCCTAACAAGGATTCCTTGATATAACCTTTAAAATATTTCAATAAATCTTTCATGAAATCTCTTTTCCTACACAAAACTAGTTCTATTTTATCATAATCTAGCCTTCTCTGTGATTTGTTAGCGGATACAATTATTTTTATAGGAGAATTTTTGTTAGATGAATTCCAGATAAAAAGGAGAAGAACGATGTCGCTCTCCCCTACTAAATTTCTTTCAAATAAAATATTATTGATGACGATTTGCCCAAGCAACATCCAAATCTAACACTTCTTGTGTTGTGTATTGTTGGCGATAAGGATTGTAGACTTTGTTAGTTGTTGCAACATTGGTTGCTTGCACATTTGGTACATCGTATTGTGTCAAATTATATTGTTGAATCAAATTATTCAACTTAACATTATAGCTTGTATCCGTTGCATAGATACCTGTTAAAGCAGCAGTCGCATTCATATAGCTAGTCGTATTACTCTTCCAAGCATAAGTGTAGCGGCTATGTTTTAAAATCGCCACATAGTCTTGTAAAGATTCAACATAACTTGGATAGGATCTAAATTCTGCATTGACATTATAAGTATTTCCTTGCCCATCATCTTCTAGTGTAGCCATTGTTGCTGATTGCCCAGCATACTGTCCTTTGATGCCAAATAAATTATGATGAGGAGCGGCTGATAAAGCAGAACGTCCAGAATGGCTTTCCAGAATGGCTTGTGCAATCATAACTGAAGCATACAAATCATTCTCTTGTCCTAATTGACGAGCCGTTTCACCAATTTGTGAAATGAACACCTCTGTTTGAGTTAACGGACGTTGATAAGCCTCATCATTGGCACTAGCTGGGTGAACTTGCTTAGACAAAACTGCACTAACCAATAAAGCGGCGACCGCCAAAGCTAGAACTGTTAAAATTCTTTTTTTCAATTTTTTCTTTCTCATAGCTTATTCTCCAGTATAATATATTTTGATTATAACATAAAATTCCCAGCCCTTAGTTACAATTTGGTGACAGATTCATTATAAAAAACCGAGAAAATGATTCTCAGTCTTTCTTCAACTCTAAATTTTTTCCAAAATCGCATCCCAAGCTGCTTCTAAACCATCTTTATTAACAGATGAAAAAACAATAAAATCATCATTTTTATCAAAATCTAACTTTTTCTTAATGACTAATTCGTGCTTATTCCATTTGCCGCGTGGAATTTTATCTGCTTTCGTGGCTACGACAATGACTGGTATTTCATAATATTTGAGAAATTCGTACATTTGTACATCGTCTGCACTTGGCTCATGCCGAAAATCCACCAGACTGACAACTGCTCTGAGATTTTCCCTGCTCGTCAGATATTCCTCGATCATCTTGCCCCACTTCGCTCGTTCTGTCTTAGAAACTTTAGCATAGCCATATCCTGGGACATCCACAAAACGAAGTTTGTCATCAATATTGAAGAAATTCAGCAATTGCGTTTTTCCTGGCTTGCCAGAAGTTCGAGCTAGATTTTTTCGATTTAACAATGTATTGATAAAGGAAGATTTACCAACATTTGATCGTCCAGCAAGGGCAATTTCAGGAATCTCATCTTGCGGATAATGAGATTTATTTGCTGCACTTAGCAAAATTTCTGCATTGTGTGTGTTAATTTCCATTGCACACCTCTTTATGCTGTTTC
This Streptococcus anginosus DNA region includes the following protein-coding sequences:
- the yihA gene encoding ribosome biogenesis GTP-binding protein YihA/YsxC translates to MEINTHNAEILLSAANKSHYPQDEIPEIALAGRSNVGKSSFINTLLNRKNLARTSGKPGKTQLLNFFNIDDKLRFVDVPGYGYAKVSKTERAKWGKMIEEYLTSRENLRAVVSLVDFRHEPSADDVQMYEFLKYYEIPVIVVATKADKIPRGKWNKHELVIKKKLDFDKNDDFIVFSSVNKDGLEAAWDAILEKI
- a CDS encoding glucosaminidase domain-containing protein; amino-acid sequence: MRKKKLKKRILTVLALAVAALLVSAVLSKQVHPASANDEAYQRPLTQTEVFISQIGETARQLGQENDLYASVMIAQAILESHSGRSALSAAPHHNLFGIKGQYAGQSATMATLEDDGQGNTYNVNAEFRSYPSYVESLQDYVAILKHSRYTYAWKSNTTSYMNATAALTGIYATDTSYNVKLNNLIQQYNLTQYDVPNVQATNVATTNKVYNPYRQQYTTQEVLDLDVAWANRHQ